Genomic segment of Candidatus Hinthialibacter antarcticus:
AATATTCCCTCCGAATGGAAAAACATCGACGTCATCTTATTTGATATGGACGGCGTCATCACTAGCGAAGAAGCCTACTGGGACGCAGCGGGCCTCACCATTCGCGAACTGCTAGAAAGCCCCGGTTTTCTCGGCCTCAACCCGACCCAATACACGCCCGTCGTTGATCTGTTTTATCAGCGGCTGAGTAAATCGTCGCGGATGGAATGGCGCAAATACCTGCCCGACAAATTAATCGGCGCCTGCAAATCGCGCGGGATCAATAACAATTGGGACCTCACCTACCTGATTGCAGGTATCTACCTCGCCCCGATTTTTTCGCCGCTGTTCAACTATTTCTCGGTGGCGCACGACGGTTCTAAAGGCGCGTCCACTCAATCCAACGACGCTGACGCCGTCAAAGACATGAATCGGATTGATGAAGCGCTTTTGCAAGAGACTATTTCTCCCATCTGGAACCGGCTGCTTGAATTAAACAGCAAAGGGCAACAATTAGACCTCTTGCGCACTCAAGACATGCACCTGTGGGGCGACTATTTCCGAACGCTGGGCCGAAATATTGTTCCGATTAATAAACCAGAAAAACTCATTGCTGAAGAAATTGGGCTTGAGGCGCGCGGGCTTGAATTGCTCAACGCAATCAACAACCTCGTGATTGGCGACAACAAAAACCGTGCTCCCTGGTTTGACCGTTCCTCGCCCCTGTGGCATGACTGCCGCGCATTGTTTCAAGGCTGGTATCTGGGAGAAGCGCTCTACGAAACCACCTACCAGGAACCGCTTGCCTATCGTCCCAAGCCGGGTTTGATCCATCAAGAAGAGCCGCTGCTTGGTCGCCAGGCGACGCACAAATGCTTGTCGCAATTGAAAGAGGCCGGCTACACGCTGGGCGTTGCAACCGGACGCCCCCGCAACGAAATCCTCACGCCGTTACAACGCTGGGAGATGCTCGATTATTTCGGCGAAGGCCGGATATCAACTCACGACGAAGCCGAGAAAGCCGAAGCCGAACTCAAATCACTTGGCGCACATCACCAACTCAGTAAGCCGCATCCCTACATTTTTCTCCGCGCGCGCTATCCAGAAAAATCACCCTTGCAACTGGTCGAAATGACAGACGCGCCGCCGGAGGAACTCAAACGGACCCTCATTGTCGGCGACGCGCAAGCGGATATCTGGGCCGCACAAAAAATACACGCGCCTTGCGCCGCAGTCATGACTGGCGCCGCAGGCAAAGCCGACCCGCAAGGATTACGCGACTCGAAGCCGGATGCAATTTTTGATAACGTAATTGACCTGACAGAACAACTAATACGTCTTAAGAAATAATTGCCGATTTCATTCCCTCTTGTAACCGAGACGTATTGGACTTATGCTTATAATATAATTAAAGTTAACTAAAATTATTTTAAAAGATAATATTCCATGAAATCATAAACTATGTTATAGTTTATATAGGTAAGTTCCGGCACTCTGCAGAGGTGAAGACATCATGAGAATTTCAGCAAAAGGCGAGTATGCCATATTAGCAATGCTCGATCTCGCCCAGTCGTATGACACAGAAGACGTAAGAACGCTCGAAGAAATTTCTACCGAGCAATCAGTCCCCCACCCATTCCTGGTTCAGATACTATTAGAATTAAAACGGTCTGGCTTAGTCGAAAGCCGACGCGGCGCTGGCGGCGGAT
This window contains:
- a CDS encoding HAD hydrolase-like protein, which gives rise to MTNIPSEWKNIDVILFDMDGVITSEEAYWDAAGLTIRELLESPGFLGLNPTQYTPVVDLFYQRLSKSSRMEWRKYLPDKLIGACKSRGINNNWDLTYLIAGIYLAPIFSPLFNYFSVAHDGSKGASTQSNDADAVKDMNRIDEALLQETISPIWNRLLELNSKGQQLDLLRTQDMHLWGDYFRTLGRNIVPINKPEKLIAEEIGLEARGLELLNAINNLVIGDNKNRAPWFDRSSPLWHDCRALFQGWYLGEALYETTYQEPLAYRPKPGLIHQEEPLLGRQATHKCLSQLKEAGYTLGVATGRPRNEILTPLQRWEMLDYFGEGRISTHDEAEKAEAELKSLGAHHQLSKPHPYIFLRARYPEKSPLQLVEMTDAPPEELKRTLIVGDAQADIWAAQKIHAPCAAVMTGAAGKADPQGLRDSKPDAIFDNVIDLTEQLIRLKK